The proteins below are encoded in one region of Myxococcus guangdongensis:
- a CDS encoding AMP-dependent synthetase/ligase produces the protein MGTSLADLEAQCQSLANKLTLPLLLKRNADELADEPALTAGDTTLTWAQIRARTASLCRGLGALGLQRGERMMIMMSSRPEHWLIDYAAAHLGAIPCTAYQTLSTEQVGYVAQHSAATVVVLEGAEEVARWRPILKSLFSLKRIVVIDAAAVPAGDPLYVSFKQLEADGAALHEQAPQVFEDTWKPIRPEDPIAMMYTSGTTGDPKGVVLSHRNAFYEAICVDAVVPTPMRAPSIAYLPLAHIAERELGLYRMLFKALHVHVCSDPAGVVPLMAKVRPPAFFGVPRVWEKLAAGLRAKLGTLEAPRRDAIMGAHALALEAFRLEGSGQKVSEELAAKVAVAEEKVLKPLRSTLGLDALQWASSGSAPIPVEVLEYLGGFGIRVLEVWGMSETTGCATINLPTDFRVGSVGRPVPGLELKLASDGEIFVRGPVLFMGYLSGDGRIVSATDEDGWLATGDIGTIDAEGYLTITDRKKELIITSSGKNIAPSRVEGFLRAHPLVGQALAIGDGWPYLTALICLDAEVAPVWAKARGLPPMSVAELTRDPAIRSELEALVASVNQRLSRAEQLKRFEVVDETWSPATGELTPTLKLKRRVILQQYAERIATFYENA, from the coding sequence ATGGGTACGTCGCTCGCAGACCTGGAGGCGCAGTGCCAATCCCTGGCGAACAAGCTCACCCTGCCGCTCTTGCTCAAGCGCAACGCGGACGAGCTCGCGGACGAGCCGGCGCTCACCGCCGGTGACACCACGCTCACCTGGGCGCAGATTCGCGCCCGCACCGCGTCGCTGTGCCGGGGCCTGGGCGCGCTCGGACTCCAGCGCGGCGAGCGGATGATGATCATGATGTCGAGCCGGCCCGAGCACTGGCTCATCGACTACGCCGCGGCCCACCTGGGCGCCATCCCCTGTACCGCCTACCAAACGCTGAGCACGGAGCAAGTAGGCTACGTCGCCCAGCACAGCGCGGCCACGGTGGTGGTGCTCGAGGGCGCCGAGGAGGTGGCCCGCTGGCGCCCCATCCTCAAGTCGCTCTTCTCCCTCAAGCGCATCGTCGTCATCGACGCGGCGGCCGTCCCCGCGGGCGACCCGCTCTATGTCTCCTTCAAGCAGCTGGAGGCGGACGGCGCCGCGCTGCATGAGCAGGCGCCGCAAGTCTTCGAGGACACCTGGAAGCCCATCCGTCCCGAGGACCCCATCGCGATGATGTACACCTCCGGGACCACCGGAGATCCGAAGGGCGTGGTGCTCAGCCACCGCAACGCCTTCTACGAGGCCATCTGCGTGGACGCGGTGGTGCCCACGCCCATGCGCGCCCCGTCCATCGCCTACCTGCCGCTGGCGCACATCGCCGAGCGCGAGCTGGGCCTGTACCGGATGCTCTTCAAGGCGCTGCACGTGCACGTCTGCTCGGACCCGGCGGGCGTGGTGCCGCTGATGGCCAAGGTCCGGCCGCCCGCCTTCTTCGGCGTGCCCCGCGTCTGGGAGAAGCTGGCCGCGGGCCTGCGCGCGAAGCTGGGCACGCTGGAGGCGCCCCGCCGCGACGCCATCATGGGCGCGCACGCGCTCGCGCTGGAGGCCTTCCGCCTGGAGGGCTCCGGCCAGAAGGTGTCCGAGGAGCTGGCCGCCAAGGTCGCGGTGGCGGAGGAGAAGGTGCTCAAGCCCCTGCGCTCGACGCTGGGCCTGGACGCGCTCCAGTGGGCCAGCAGCGGCTCCGCGCCCATCCCCGTGGAGGTGCTGGAGTACCTGGGCGGCTTCGGCATCCGCGTGCTCGAGGTGTGGGGCATGAGCGAGACGACGGGCTGCGCCACCATCAACCTGCCCACGGACTTCCGCGTGGGCTCGGTGGGCCGCCCCGTCCCCGGGCTCGAGCTGAAGCTCGCCTCCGACGGCGAGATCTTCGTGCGCGGCCCCGTGCTGTTCATGGGCTACCTGTCCGGAGACGGGCGCATCGTCAGCGCCACGGACGAGGACGGGTGGCTTGCCACCGGTGACATCGGCACCATCGACGCCGAGGGCTACCTCACCATCACGGACCGCAAGAAGGAGCTCATCATCACCTCGAGCGGGAAGAACATCGCCCCGTCCCGCGTCGAGGGCTTCCTGCGCGCCCACCCGCTCGTGGGACAGGCGCTCGCGATTGGCGATGGCTGGCCGTATCTCACCGCGCTCATCTGCCTGGACGCGGAGGTCGCGCCCGTGTGGGCCAAGGCCCGGGGCCTGCCGCCCATGTCCGTGGCGGAGCTGACGCGAGATCCCGCCATCCGCTCGGAGCTGGAGGCGCTGGTGGCCTCCGTCAACCAGCGGCTGTCGCGCGCCGAGCAGCTCAAGCGCTTCGAGGTCGTCGACGAGACGTGGTCCCCCGCGACGGGCGAGCTCACCCCCACGCTCAAGCTCAAGCGCCGCGTCATCCTCCAGCAGTACGCCGAGCGCATCGCCACCTTCTACGAGAACGCCTGA
- a CDS encoding acyl-CoA dehydrogenase family protein: protein MHARTPEQASFAASIDAFCRARTGTRAQRDALTQHGVEAHNAALYAQMAELGWLGVGIDAEYGGSGGGMSEICLFAERTAYGLAPVGGYVTTAVAAGPYAKFGTPAQKQKVLTGITQGRVEAISISEPGAGSDAAAITCRAERASGGFVVNGQKTWCSNAHIADHLLLVARTRGAGPGSRHEGLTMFCVPASTPGVEIRGIPTLNGKEVNDVYFTDCFLPEDSVVGVVDQAWPQLMSGLNSERLILAATMLGRGRRAFDDALAYIKDRKQFGKPVGSFQALKHRIADLALELECSELLLYRVAQMADEAPEKMLPREASMAKLKATETAKRVALEGVQMMGGYGYATEFDMESHLRATVISTVYGGTSEIQRDIIGKTFGL, encoded by the coding sequence ATGCACGCCAGAACCCCCGAGCAAGCTTCGTTCGCCGCGTCCATCGATGCCTTCTGCCGCGCCAGGACGGGCACCCGCGCCCAGCGCGACGCCCTCACCCAGCACGGCGTCGAGGCGCACAACGCGGCGCTGTACGCGCAGATGGCCGAGCTGGGCTGGCTCGGCGTGGGCATCGACGCGGAGTACGGCGGCTCCGGTGGCGGCATGTCGGAGATCTGCCTGTTCGCCGAGCGGACCGCCTATGGGCTCGCGCCCGTGGGCGGCTACGTCACCACCGCCGTCGCGGCCGGGCCCTACGCGAAGTTCGGCACGCCCGCGCAGAAGCAGAAGGTGCTCACGGGAATCACGCAAGGACGGGTGGAGGCCATCTCCATCTCGGAGCCTGGCGCGGGCTCGGACGCGGCGGCCATCACCTGCCGCGCCGAGCGCGCCTCCGGCGGCTTCGTGGTCAACGGCCAGAAGACGTGGTGCTCCAACGCGCACATCGCCGACCACCTGCTGCTGGTGGCGAGGACGCGCGGCGCGGGCCCGGGCTCGCGGCATGAGGGGCTCACCATGTTCTGCGTGCCCGCGAGCACGCCGGGCGTGGAGATTCGCGGCATCCCCACGCTCAACGGCAAGGAGGTCAACGACGTCTACTTCACCGACTGCTTCCTGCCCGAGGACAGCGTCGTGGGCGTGGTGGACCAGGCGTGGCCGCAGCTGATGTCGGGGCTCAACAGCGAGCGGCTCATCCTGGCGGCGACGATGCTGGGCCGGGGCCGGCGCGCGTTCGACGACGCGCTGGCCTACATCAAGGACCGCAAGCAGTTCGGCAAGCCGGTGGGCTCGTTCCAGGCCCTCAAGCACCGCATCGCGGACCTGGCGCTGGAGCTGGAGTGCAGCGAGCTCTTGCTCTACCGGGTGGCGCAGATGGCGGACGAGGCCCCCGAGAAGATGCTCCCGCGCGAGGCCTCCATGGCCAAGCTGAAGGCCACGGAGACGGCCAAGCGCGTGGCGCTCGAGGGCGTGCAGATGATGGGTGGGTATGGCTACGCCACCGAGTTCGACATGGAATCGCATCTGCGTGCGACGGTGATTTCCACCGTCTATGGTGGCACCAGCGAAATCCAGCGGGACATCATCGGCAAGACGTTCGGACTCTAG
- a CDS encoding SDR family oxidoreductase, producing the protein MSSKPLSGRTLLMSGGSRGIGLAIGVAAGRLGANVVLLAKTDTPDPRLPGTVHTAAADIEAAGGQALAVVGDVREEADVQRAVDQAVQRFGGIDFCVNNASALAPLKTDELPLKRFDLMQQIQVRGTFLLTRAALPHLKRSPHAHILSLSPPINLAPHWLGKHPAYTMAKYGMTLLTLGWAAEFAEAGIAANALWPRTLIATAAVKNLLGGDDSMQRARTPDIMADAAVALLQRPPRDCTGHTFIDEDVLRAEGITDFSRYGGGDDVILDLYVDP; encoded by the coding sequence ATGAGCTCGAAGCCCCTGTCGGGACGCACGCTGTTGATGTCGGGAGGAAGCCGCGGAATCGGCCTGGCGATCGGCGTCGCCGCGGGGAGGCTGGGCGCCAACGTGGTGCTCCTGGCGAAGACAGACACGCCCGACCCCAGGCTTCCGGGCACCGTCCACACGGCCGCGGCGGACATCGAGGCCGCCGGAGGCCAGGCGCTCGCGGTGGTGGGCGACGTGCGCGAGGAAGCGGACGTCCAGCGCGCCGTGGACCAGGCCGTCCAGCGCTTTGGCGGCATCGACTTCTGCGTGAACAACGCCAGCGCGCTGGCGCCGCTGAAGACAGACGAGCTGCCCCTCAAGCGCTTCGACCTGATGCAGCAGATTCAGGTGCGCGGCACCTTCCTGCTCACGCGCGCCGCGCTGCCCCACCTCAAGCGCTCCCCGCACGCGCACATCCTGTCGCTGTCGCCGCCCATCAACCTGGCGCCGCACTGGCTGGGCAAGCACCCGGCGTACACGATGGCCAAGTACGGGATGACGCTGCTGACGCTGGGCTGGGCCGCGGAGTTCGCCGAGGCGGGCATCGCCGCCAACGCGCTGTGGCCGCGCACGCTCATCGCCACCGCGGCGGTGAAGAACCTGCTGGGCGGGGATGACTCCATGCAGCGCGCGCGCACGCCGGACATCATGGCGGACGCGGCGGTGGCCCTCCTTCAACGCCCACCCCGCGACTGCACCGGCCACACCTTCATCGACGAGGATGTGCTGCGCGCCGAGGGCATCACCGACTTCAGCCGCTACGGGGGCGGCGACGACGTCATCCTCGACCTGTACGTCGACCCCTGA
- a CDS encoding enoyl-CoA hydratase-related protein, producing MSYQHIRTSVSDRVATLELNRPEARNGFTITMADELADALTQADTNEDVRVVILTGAGKDFCVGADLSGMSFEVANGGLPEPGWVEPATRVTRRLFSLRKPVIAAVRGAAVGVGSTMLLPADFRLAAKDSRFGFVFSRRGIYPEGGSSWFLPRLVGMGRALDWMVSGRLIPADEALGAGLVRSLHEPDDVLGAAQALARELVDSTAPVSVAVIRQSLYQMSALPSPEQAFSLDSQLIASLGQNPDAVEGVMAFLQKRPPAFTRTVEQDLPGFLPWRERKS from the coding sequence ATGAGCTACCAACACATCCGGACCTCGGTCTCGGACCGGGTTGCCACTCTCGAGCTGAACCGTCCCGAGGCGCGCAATGGCTTCACCATCACCATGGCGGACGAGCTGGCGGACGCGCTGACCCAGGCGGACACCAACGAGGACGTGCGCGTCGTCATCCTCACGGGGGCCGGCAAGGACTTCTGTGTGGGCGCCGACCTGAGCGGCATGTCCTTCGAGGTCGCCAACGGCGGCCTGCCCGAGCCGGGGTGGGTGGAGCCCGCGACGCGGGTGACCCGCCGCCTGTTCTCCCTGCGAAAACCCGTCATCGCCGCCGTGCGGGGCGCCGCGGTGGGCGTGGGCTCGACGATGCTCCTGCCCGCGGACTTCCGGCTCGCGGCGAAGGACAGCCGCTTCGGCTTCGTCTTCAGCCGCCGGGGCATCTACCCGGAGGGCGGCTCGAGCTGGTTCTTGCCCCGACTGGTGGGCATGGGCCGCGCGCTCGACTGGATGGTGAGCGGCCGGCTCATCCCCGCGGACGAGGCGCTCGGCGCGGGGCTGGTGCGCTCGCTGCACGAACCCGACGACGTCCTGGGCGCGGCCCAGGCGCTGGCGCGCGAGCTGGTGGACTCCACCGCGCCCGTGTCGGTGGCGGTCATCCGTCAGTCCCTCTATCAGATGAGCGCCCTGCCCTCCCCGGAGCAGGCCTTCTCCCTGGACAGCCAGCTCATCGCCAGCCTGGGACAGAACCCGGACGCCGTGGAGGGCGTGATGGCGTTCCTCCAGAAGCGGCCCCCCGCCTTCACGCGCACTGTGGAGCAAGATTTGCCGGGCTTCCTTCCGTGGCGGGAGCGCAAGTCATGA
- a CDS encoding TetR/AcrR family transcriptional regulator, whose product MSPSPAPRWKRLEPDERREQILEVATRLFGERPYADVSTTDIAKEAGVARGLLNHYFGQKRDLYLKVVKRMLLMPGLEEKVSNTGTLRERVERSVRWYLDTVATHGKTYVAVTAVGGIGADPEVERIISAADDVAAAKTLEFLGLKVEVGSDARHRAMMRSYSGMVKATIREWIRGGTLTREEAHLLLSESLITLVRDVIPQLKNMPPRAEPVAPPAPSEGPQDPES is encoded by the coding sequence ATGAGCCCCTCCCCCGCCCCCCGCTGGAAGCGCCTGGAGCCGGACGAGCGCCGCGAGCAGATCCTCGAGGTCGCCACGCGGCTGTTCGGTGAGCGTCCCTACGCGGATGTCTCCACCACGGACATCGCCAAGGAAGCGGGTGTCGCCCGCGGCCTGCTCAACCACTACTTCGGGCAGAAGCGCGACCTGTACCTCAAGGTCGTCAAGCGGATGCTCCTGATGCCCGGCCTGGAGGAGAAGGTCAGCAACACGGGCACCCTGCGCGAGCGCGTGGAGCGCAGCGTCCGGTGGTACCTGGACACGGTGGCCACCCACGGCAAGACGTACGTGGCCGTCACCGCGGTGGGCGGCATCGGCGCGGACCCGGAGGTCGAGCGCATCATCTCCGCGGCGGACGACGTGGCCGCGGCGAAGACGCTCGAGTTCCTGGGCCTCAAGGTGGAGGTGGGCAGTGACGCCCGCCACCGCGCGATGATGCGCTCCTACTCCGGCATGGTGAAGGCCACCATCCGCGAGTGGATTCGCGGCGGGACGCTCACGCGCGAGGAGGCACACCTGCTGCTGAGCGAATCGCTCATCACCCTCGTCCGCGACGTCATCCCCCAACTGAAGAACATGCCGCCCCGCGCGGAGCCGGTGGCCCCTCCCGCTCCGTCCGAGGGCCCGCAAGACCCGGAGTCGTGA